CAATGCATCATGGACTCCATGGAGAAGGATCGCGTTGACAAGGTTCGGAGGTTGCTGATGATGTCTGCGCGTAACCGAATTGCTTTGAGTAAGATTCACCATTGTAGAACCCTTTTTGGAATCCCCCATGATTTTCGCGACCGGGTCGCGAAGTACCCGGGGTTTTTCCGGGTTGTGGTGGAGAGTGATGGGAGGAGGGTGCTTGAGTTGGTTAATTGGGACCCTGTTCTTGCGGTGAGTGCGCTTGAGAGGGAGTTTGTGGTTGATGAGGATGGTGCTAAGAGGAAATTTAGGTTTCCAGTGAAGCATGGGAAGGATTTGGATTTGGAGTTGGATGATGAGAGGAAGCTGAACCTGTTGAACACGCTTCCTTTGGTGTCTCCTTATTCGGATGGGTCGAAATTGGATGTGTGGACCTTGGAAGCGGAGAAGTATAGGGTTGGGGTAGTTCATGAGTTCTTGAATTTGACCTTGGAGAAGAGGGCCTCCATTCATCACCTTGTGGAGTTTAAGGAGGAGTTTAGTTTGACTAAGCATACTTATCACATGCTTCTTAAGCAGCCCCGAGCGTTTTATTTGGCCGGAACCGAGATGAACTGGGCTGTGTTCTTGAAGGATGCTTATGATAAAAATGGTGTTTTGATTGAGAAGGACCCCCAGGTGGTGTTCAATGAGAAGCTTTATAAGTATGCTCTCATGCAGGAGATGGAACCTGGTTCTGATGTTGGGATGGAAAAGCAACATTTAACTTGAGTTCATTGATGGTTTATGTGTCCTTACTGAGTGAGAAACACTTCCAAAGGGATTTTTATATTAAGGAAAAGGAAACTAATGGAGGTCTTCAATTAAAGGTGCTCTGGCCTCTGGAACCGGAATGAAATGGCTGGGATGTAAAAGGTGTAactttttcatattttgattccAAGAAGAATGAAGAGGTCTGGGAGAAATTTGAGTTTAATGTCGTGTTAGACTGTTAGTGATAGAGCAGCATTCACTCCCAAGAATTGCATAGGTGGCGAGGATTTTAGGTTCGTCAACTTTACCATTTTATCTAGGTATACCAGGTTCCATAGTTTCAACTTTCATCTGCTATGAAATGCTAGGAACCTGTCTTGTTTTCTACTATGTTATGTACATATATTCATGGTTTCAGACCTCTGGTTTTAATGGGACCATGACTTTTATTAGACTGTTATTAAGAGTCATCATCATCCGGGCTTGCTATTTGATTAACTTTCAAAAATCGTTGAATTAGGTGCAACTTTTAAAATTAGATGTCATAAACCGGTCTGTTAAAATAAAGCTTATGGGGTGCTATCTCTTTGTCTTTTGTTGTTCATTTTGTTCCTTGATTGTGTTTGGTTTTGAAACATTTGGCTACTACAGAAGTATTACGTTTATCAGCAATTAAATTCCATTTTCAAGTTTCATTCGTGTATTTGAGAAATGATCAACTTTTTAGAGTAAGAGGTGTGATCGGACTctctttcactctttttgaCACATTCTCGAGTATTACACCAAATTGGGAGTGAGAGAAGTACTGTGAGATCGGCTTTATGGATCACCGGCTGCCAGTGCGCTTAATCAAAAACCTTTTTTTCTGGGATATTATTGACCATGCAGTTACTTTTAATCTAGGTTGTCAATCGCAGCGGTGCTGTCGTGTGAGAACCTTGGCATGAGTCACGGGCATACGCTGGGACAACAAGCCCCATTACATCCCACTTCAGCGCGCGGCTGATTTCGCGAATCTTCGCGTGAGATCGCGCCCCCATTGCTTTGGGTTCACCTGCGAGGTAGAGTCTTGCAAGCAACAGACCAGATTGTTTTTCAGTACTATTTAACCACTTCGGTTCATCCACAATTCATTAATTTTTCATGGCTTGAATTGCTGAGTGCAGTGCTAGGATCTCTGCATCAATTTCACAGAATACGCTTGCCAAGGTATTTCTTGCAACAACAGGAAAGGAAAACGGGCCACTTCATTAGAAGCAAGAAGATTTGTTTAGTAGGATAGATCAGTGGGGCAGCTTGAATAAAATGTTCTTAGCAGTCTTCTTCAGCATCAGGTTTGGTGTGACGTTAATTCAAATAGACGCCACAGGTATTGCTGTTTTCTTGTGGCATGTTTCATTTTAAGTTACAGGCTTACAGCTGAGCTAAACTTGATAGTGCCTCCTTTGAATTCTTAAGTTGTCATAGTATTTGCTATGCACAGGTTTGAGTGATAATGATGGTGAATTGGTGACAACTTCAGCAATTCATACAACCATACTTGAGTACATGATGCGTATAGATTTTGCGAAACCAGATAATGATATCAAGTTTCACAACATTGTAAATAATGAAGATTGCATTACATCAACTCTTAAACCAATAGACTGTTTTCATAGTCTCCTTTGTGGAATATATCAAACGCTCACAATAACGGGTTGAAGGAAACACATGTCGTATTTCAACACCAGCCATGTCCCACTGGGTGGGTGATAGGTTGAAACAAAACAGCAAACCTGGTGCTGGAAAGGCCCTACCATGGCAAGATCTAGGGAAGAGAAACTTATTGTGGGTTTATTGTAAGGTAGATTTACCTTGGATTTACAAGAGGTTGATTACATACCTTGAACATGAGACCTCCTTGGCACAGGACAACAAACCTTATAATTCCAAGTCTCCCCCTTCCAGCAGGTTGGGGCAAAATAGGGTAAAAACATATTCGACGAAATATCAAGTCTGAGAAACATAAATACTCCTTTTACTGACAACTAATGATGTTTAGTTTGGCTCCTTGACCGTTTACTTTTCTGGACACCACTAGCACTGCCTCTATGCACACTGGACGAACTCGGTCCTCCTTGGCTGCCTTTCTTGAGTGCTCTTTTGGAAGAGCCTCGGTTGCTGTTCCCTAGTGCAGCTTTGGCTACACTATCAGTGAGTATTTCACGTGCCCTTTGAGGGTTGATAGATTGCTTGTTCAGGTACACAAGCTTTGGAAGAAGACCGCAAACTGCTTTGCGCAGCTGGTCATCATTGATGTTCCTTTGAATTGCATTTCCAAGCAGATTCAGAGCCTGAAGTGTGTTGTAGTTAGCCACCAGCTGGCCCAATGCCTTTGTTGTTGTGATCTTGTTGAAGCTCAAGTCCAGAACTGTTAGCTTCAGTAACCTGTGCAGCCCCTCAACATCACTTATCTTGTTTCCGGCAAGATATAGCTCCTTGATTTGTGTACAATTTGATAACCCTGATAAAACACGGTGGAAATTTGTATTGTAGTAAATACTTAATGAAAGGTAAGGAATTCAAGAAGTAAACTCATCTATTGAGCTATAGGCAATATATGAACTAACCTTGTCCTATCCTTGAGATACGATTATAACTTAGGTCAAGTACCCGCAACCGGGTTAATTCTTTGAGGCCCTCAACGGTGCTGATTTTGTTTCTTGACAAATTAAGTGTATGAATACCCTTTGGGAGAAATGCAGGTGTGATGTGAACTGCAAATTAATGAACAGAATCAATGAGTTAGATAGTATTATTACTcttatttgatgttatattaAGGCTTACTTAATTTTCTCAAACAATTTATACCTATGAAATTGCTTGACAAATTGACAGAGCGGAGACTGGAGAAGTGTGAAATAGCAGGGATGGCTTTTATTCCAATGCCTGATATGTGAGCTACAGTTGAGGCTGGATTCAGAGACTGTACCACGCTATTGGCAATCAGAATTTCCTTTGAAAGATTTGCATCTGGATGTCGAACCAACTGAGTTGTGCTTCTTGCCATTGATCTACCAGTTTCAGGTGAAGGTGGGAAGATAGTGCTTCCAATATCGTCATGATCAAAATCCTCCTCCTGAGGTGTCTGCTGGATTTCGAGATTTCTCACCCACTCATCCACTCTGTTAAAGGAGGAGGATTCTGTTGAGAAAGCTACCCATTGGTTTTGTGCCCAAAAACTAGTGCTTTCTTTCTGAAATCTGCTCCACCTTTGGTTGTCGATATTTTTATCATTGAAACTTTTGGCAAAGTACTCCCCAGAAGATGACGCAGGTGAGGGTGACTCCACATGTCTCCATGCCTTACCATGTTTAGGTTCAAGGGTGTCCGAAGAGTACCCGCATTGTCTATTTAAAGCAGCACTTGCAGGATGTGATTGTGGTAATTTGCTTAACTGAGGTCTGTGTATATTTCTGTGGTTCCAGAGGAACAACTTCCACCACAATCTTTTACTTCCAGAAGGGAGAACATGACTTGATGAATGCCGTTTCAACATCACTCTATCAGCACTGCAGCCTGTCATCACAGACCTGGGGCTTTCTAGAACACCCATCTGATTTACTGATAATTCCTGTAAATCCTCAAAAGACTGTGACTTTGGAGATGGAAAGTGATGAGGTGTCTTCCTCAGTACATCCCTTCTTTCCAGGTTAGACCAAGATCGCGTGAGCTTTGGAGAAGCCCAGAAGTCACCCTTGCCAATCCCCGGATCACTGACATGTCCACTTTGGATTAAATCAACACTCTTTTTGCTGTATTTATGGTATTTGTCTTCTAATTGAATGGTGGCTTGGCTTTCATGTAAACTGGGGTATTCTACCTTTTTATCTGCTGGATCGCATCCTTCACTTGCAACAGCTTCATGGGCTTGTAGATCAAAATCAGAAAGCTCCCTCTTGATGGAGGGTGAATCTTCATGCTCATCTTCTCCCTCATAAGCATCCTCTGCTTCAGTCTTCACAGGACTCTCAAGATTCATAATCTTCTCATTGTACTTCGAATTCTTCTGGACACCACAGGAGACTATAACATCAAGGGTGGCTGGCTTCAAATCACGACTCATCCTCGGCTGCTGTTCTTTTACAAGTGGAGCGTGAAGGTCCCCTTTTGAATATCGTTTGCTGCTGCCCTGAAGAAGCAAGCAAAAAAAGACCCAAGCAGGTAAATTATATAGTCCACAGTCACACCAACCAGGCAATAACAATACTAGACACAATATCTGAACATATTTTTACCTTGTTCTTCTCCTTCCATCCAGTCAAAACAGACACACACCTACACATGGCCATGGCAGAAGATAAAGCTTGTTTCCTTTTTATCCAATCTTCTTTGCACTTTCAAACTTAGTACTAGTTGTACAATTTTGTTGTCGCTCACATCTCTACATCTCTACTCTGATAGTTTAGCAAATAACCTAGCGATTGTTTGAGAGAATGGAAAATCACATTGGAGAAGAGTGTATCAGAAGTTAGCCATAATCCGTTGGAAGACGCAGGACAAGTGACAGGCCCCAGTCCAAACAAGACCTGGATCCAGAAAACCAAGGACCAACCCCTGCTACAGTTGGTGTTGAAGGTGTAGAGTTGGCCAGAGTTGTATATGCTGAATTGCTGATGCTGCAGCACTTCAAAGCTCCATGAATATTTGTCAATCGAATCAGACCTACACAATTGAAAGACCAACCAATCATTCAGGTAAACAAATATGCCAACCAAACTTTGATTTGGGAAAATTCCTGAATTCCCATCAAAGAAACTAAAATTGCAGCCCCTGAATAAATTCCTTTggaaagttgtatttaaatgaCATGATATCTAGAGCTTGTGCAACACACAattgaaaaattatttattgtGTTGAGGGGTAGGCTGGGAATGCAATTCGATCATCTTTCCTGAGGTTTTGAAATTTTTGACAAAAACAGCATAGATTTAAGTCATTATTTCAATGGTAAAAGGAATCAGGAGCTAACCCTGCCAAAATGAGAATGTTCAGTGATTGTAAAGCAGATTTTATACAGATACTGCTTCACGCATAAAGAGAGAACATTTATTGTAAAAAGGCGAACCTTTTGCAGTGGAATTTCGCCAGATTGTCAAACCAGTTAAGGACCTGAGATCTGTTTGTGCTGATAGTTCTTAGAAGAGCATGATTGTGTTCTGTTGTATCAGTGTGGATAAATCAAACAAGTAAAATTGGAGAGGTTGAGGGTGTTGTATTATTTTTGGAAGTGGTGTGTGGGTATTATTAAATGAAGAGTGCGGTTAGAATAGGTTTTGAAAAAACAATGACAAACGCGCAACATACACGGGGTGTTCGGTTATGTGTTGATGTCTGTGAGGTCACTTCTTCACAACCACAACACTACAATATGTTTTTTTTGGGTTGTCAAAATTGTTCTCACAATTCCGATTTGGGTATGTGAAGTCCAAAAGTCTCATAAGAGTGCGACTTTTAGGAATCTAACTCCCAACCTGAggttcaaacaatcacttttaaCAACGGTGACTGACATTGGTTGAGTACACTACAGTATGTTTTTATTTgcttattaattatttataaatgaaCTCCTGATTTATTTTGGTTGTCAATTGTCAAATATAAAAGTCTTTTTCGTGTAGTACTCATCTCAATTTTGTATTTATTCAGACCTACCTTCCCCACCATTGCTTAACAACCctcaattattttctttttttaaaaattatgtcCTTTCTCATGACATGTTTACGGAACGTTAATTTTATAAACTTTTTTCTTTTAGAAAAAtcctaaaaaaaattctcaGAATAAGTAGTTGATACATATATGCCCATTCTCTTCAGCTGTTgagtaaataaaaaacacacaaCTTTCTTTCGATGAATAAAAAACATAccactttctttttttttttatgaataaaaaacaTACCAATTAAGCCTAAACACACGGCGCCAACATACGTTCCTAAAACTTGATCTTATTATGCTAGTCCTAagctttttttaattcattcaaGATCTTGAAAACCAAATTTAACTGCGTGTTGAAGAGATCTAGAAGGTATGAGCTCTGGTGccccttatttttatttttattttgttcaactGAACAaagttcattcatttttttaagcAAAATTAATTGAATTAAGACACAAGTACTTGAGAAAAAACTCTCTCAATGGAGTATGATGTAGGAAACCCAACCGATAGTAAGCTAAAAAACACCCAACCTCAAAAATTCTACCAAATCAAAAACAACTCATACAGGCATTGTAACTGCATAAATAACCCACCACCGGCTAGAACAAGAGACAGCAAAGACCCCTAACTCAACGCTCCAAGGAAAATAACAAGGATTAAATGCAACCTTCTCCCAAAATTGATCCACCAGGCTATTAATTCCCAAAACACAAAGGTATGAGAATAAGAATGCTCCAAACCAATCAACAAACATCTTCCACCCAACGTTATACAGTGAGAAACAAAACATTACAAAGTTGGGTCCAGTTCAAGCTGAAATCTCACTAGATTCTAATGACGTTAGCTAATCTAAAATGAACATAAGTGGACCACACATGACTCTCACTAGGTGTTTTAAAGTACTACTTCCGGTCATATTTAAGAGTTAAAAAACTACTTCATACagtataaaaaagttaaaatagtTAAttgtaataaatttattttaaaattaatgttAAACTTTCAAAAATACCATTGTCATATTATGTGTAAGTGGCATAGGAAAGTGTAATTAGTCGTGTATCTTCTACATCCTTCCAATTTATTTGATGTATCACTTATATGTGTGCAGTATTTGGACATCACGAGCGTATTATAATACAAGCTGGTATTCAAGATGGGTGGTGGCAGTACATCCAAGTTCGTCAGACGTTGGACCTATAGGAGGTGAGGAATTTCATTCCATTGTTTTGTTTATATTAATTAGACCCGATGTAACCAAATATTCCTTTTTTATCCAAGGTTCGTGTGCGGAGGAAATGTAGAACAGAGATCCTGGTGAAGGGGAATAAGAGCCTCACGCAGAGCCACAAAGCTCAATTGGATTCAAGTCCTTTCAAATGGACTCGACACTTTCCTAAAATTTCAGAAGTCTCTAACATACTGTTAGATACTTTGGGGCATAGGTGGGCTCCAGCGAGCGGTGGCCTTAGAGTCTAGTCTAAGGTTGTTCCCTTTAGTCCACTTGACGTATGTTTGGCAACGGGTTTCCCGATAGTGGGTGAAAAAGTATTGCTTGCTAACCAAGTTCAACGTCGAACAAAATCATTGGTCACGGAAAAAGAAATAATCCTTGAAAACATAGAGCAACATCTATTATTTTATCACAATGCGTAGGACGACATGAATTTCATGAGGTTATACCTATATCTTGCTTTTGTGTAATTCTATTTTCCGAACACAAACGAAACTGTGAATGATGGTATTTGGATGACCTAGATACACTGTATAGGTTCAATTGGGGGGTTGCAGTGTATGACTCATTAGTTGGCAGCATTGTTAGAGCAAGTGAGGTGATTAGCTTGCGGAAAAATTCATACCAAAATCATATTACAGGTTGTGCAGCAATTTTGCATGTATAACACTGAACTAGTATCGTTGTTTTGTTTTATGCATTAACATGTGATATATAATGTAGCATGTCACTTTTCATAATTCATAATTTCGTGACAATGTCATAGCTTTGGAGCTTGGAGCACGTTTCCCTTTGGAGCATACACAACCTAACAACAAAATCAGTCCCACGGATTATTAGCAGGGAGAACATTTGATTAACAACCAAAGCTCTTGAAATAACGTTCAAAATATATTTGGCAGTAGTCCAGACATCAATCCTTTTAATCATCCATGTAAAGCTATTTTTCgttgaattaaaaatatttccTTATTTATGTTGTTAGGTAGTTGTAGAAATTGCTGTCACAGCAGAAGAGATTGAACAACATGACGTCCTTATATAAGCACTTGATGAGGCAGGCGCCGGTTTTCAGCACTGGGCATATGCGGCATGTACCCAACTTGAACATAAACGTTTAGAAGACATGCTTAATGCTTTGTCATATAGGGTTACAGAACTCCAAGTTGGGGCCACAAAAACCAACCACAGAGACCCACCTTGTCCAGCCAAGCTGTAAATGATAGTATAGGAGCTGAAGTAGACATAAATGATGGTGCAAGTGCTGATGAAGGAGACTTAAACGGTAATTCAAGGGTGGATGAAACTGAAATTGATGACTCTGCATGTGCTGAGGAATACTAGGATGCTAGTGCATGTCACAATTAAAATGTTGCAGCACCACCAATACGAGTGTATCCTTAGGTTCCCCCGCCTACATCAAATGTACATCATCTGCACAAACTATACAACGTTGCACAATCGGTCGAATAGCAACTGATTATAAAGACTATGTTTCAGTCCACATCCTTATTTTATCCCCATATAACTACAAGTTCACTCCTGACGATTCTAACATCACCGCTCTTAATGTGTATTGTGCAGTCCGATCATTAAAATGAATTCTTAAATTGTGGAACGGGGTGATCTTCGGTGCACGAGACTGCATGGTTGTGTGAGCAACATGGTTAGAACTAAGATGTTGATATAATCATCAATCAATTTTGTTCATTTTTTCCATACTAAATGTGCATGAAACACATGTTGGGTTTGTTCATTTTACTACGTAATGTCTTAGGTATTCTTAGTAGCAGCTAAGTTCTTCATGTTAGAGGAATAGGGCAGAGTTCAATATGTTAGCCAGTACATGCTTCAAATTTAGTCGTAGTGAGTCTCCCTCATATTAAACATCCCTCCATTTTCTGATAGTATGTTATTATTAGCTTAACATAATTTGGTATGCGGTAGGATAAGACCATATCCGAGTTAGGTGCAAATAACATAAGAAAGCTTCCGGTATGGAACAAGAGAACGATGGAGCATATTACACAAAACCGTAACATATTAAGTGATATGTGTGATTGTAATATGGTCAAGATTAACCTTTCtattcaaaaaatattaaatttagaATTAATTCGAATACAATGCTATGTTATTGTCATATTTGGCTGATACTGCATGTCGCTATTGGATTTTATTTGATCTCTtaatcataattaatttttctcttcAATCTTCTCTACCTCGTGTATCTTCTTCATCCTTCCAATTTATTTGATGTTTACTTGTATGTGTGCAGTATTTGGAGATCACCAGCGTATTATATTACAAGCTGATATTCAATATGGGTGGTTGCATACACGACCAAGTTCGTCAGACTTTGGGCCGATAAGAGATAAACAATTGCATTGCATTGTTCTGTTTATATTAATTAGACCCAATGTAACCAAATATTCTTTTCTTATCCAAGGTTCGTGTGCGGAGCAAGTGTAGAACAGAGATCCTGGTAAAGGTGAATAAGAGCCTCATGCACAGCCACGAAGCTCGATTGGATTCAAGTCCTTTCAAATGGACTCGACACATTCTTGAAATTTCAGAAGTCTCTAACACACTGTTAGATACTTTGGGTCGTAGGTGGGCTCTTGCAAGCGATGACCTTAGAGTTTGGTCTAAGGTTGTTCCCTTTATTCCACTAGACATATGTTTGGCAATGAGTTTCCTGATAGTGGGTGAAAAAGTATTGCTTGCTAACCATGTTCAAAGTCGAACAAAATCATTGGTCACGGAAAAAAAATAACCCTTGACAACATAGTGCAACATCTATTATTTTATCACAACGCGTAGGACAACGTGAATTTCATGAGGTTATACCTATGTCTTGCTTTAGTAGAATTCTATTTTCCGAACACAAACGAAActttgaatgatggtttgttaaTATATTTGGATGACCTAGATACACTGTATAGGTTTAACTGGGGGTTGCAGTGTATGACTCAGTAGTTGGCATCATTGTTCGAGCAAGTGAGGTGATTAGCTTTCGGAAAAATTCATACGAAACTCATATTACATGTTGGGCAACAATTTTCCAGGTGCATTGAGGATGAAACTGAAACTGGTGACTCTGCATGTGCTGACGAATACTTGGATGCTAGTGCATGTCACAATTAAAATGTTGCAGCGCCACCAATAAGAGGGTGTCTCTAGGTTCCCCCGCCTACATCAAATGTAAATCATCTGTACAAACTATACAACGTTGCACAATTGGTGGAATAGGAATCGATTATGAAGACAATGTTTCAGTCCACATCCTTATTTTATCCCCATATGACTACAAGTTCACTTCTGATGATTCTAACATCACCGCTCTTAATGTGTATTGTGCAGTCTGATCAATAAAGGGAATTCTCAATTTGTGGAACGGGGGTGATCATCGGTGCACAAGACCGCATGGTTGTGTGAGCAACATGGTTAGTACTAAGatgtttgtaacaccccgatttcggtggcgtcactttagtaaccaaaaagaaacttaaagcggaaaaacgtgaatatttttttttgatgataaaattaaagactgaaagaaatgaaactcaacaacaaaagatagcagaactaatatacaataatatttacagcccccgctataagaaacaaaccacgtcacgagtatcctcaagtgacgggaagtagtagaatgtaacgcccgtaggcaatatgtacaatccaaaggaaaagttaagtgtccgcaacaccatccctaaaaaatgagaataagttagcccaaacggcctaagacaagaccccctagtccaactaactctctgtgatttccgtagagaaaccacacaaaaagctatcggcaggaaactaccctgtccccaactagaaacatgacggtcagagctaagactctactcctacactaatcctgtct
This is a stretch of genomic DNA from Lotus japonicus ecotype B-129 chromosome 1, LjGifu_v1.2. It encodes these proteins:
- the LOC130731601 gene encoding protein WHAT'S THIS FACTOR 1 homolog, chloroplastic; this encodes MAWRFFSIFKSSKTLSPKNPNPNFFTAPFSTSFLVTKTPKKLKKKHKPKHSPRTNPVQPQPNRIAELERILDRDALLRFVTKSKQFLSSQPEHVLRLDDAGKLHRELGFPRGRKVSRFIQDHPLLFQTYRHSDGKMWLGFTDLMEDLLAEEQCIMDSMEKDRVDKVRRLLMMSARNRIALSKIHHCRTLFGIPHDFRDRVAKYPGFFRVVVESDGRRVLELVNWDPVLAVSALEREFVVDEDGAKRKFRFPVKHGKDLDLELDDERKLNLLNTLPLVSPYSDGSKLDVWTLEAEKYRVGVVHEFLNLTLEKRASIHHLVEFKEEFSLTKHTYHMLLKQPRAFYLAGTEMNWAVFLKDAYDKNGVLIEKDPQVVFNEKLYKYALMQEMEPGSDVGMEKQHLT
- the LOC130731593 gene encoding uncharacterized protein LOC130731593 gives rise to the protein MAMCRCVSVLTGWKEKNKGSSKRYSKGDLHAPLVKEQQPRMSRDLKPATLDVIVSCGVQKNSKYNEKIMNLESPVKTEAEDAYEGEDEHEDSPSIKRELSDFDLQAHEAVASEGCDPADKKVEYPSLHESQATIQLEDKYHKYSKKSVDLIQSGHVSDPGIGKGDFWASPKLTRSWSNLERRDVLRKTPHHFPSPKSQSFEDLQELSVNQMGVLESPRSVMTGCSADRVMLKRHSSSHVLPSGSKRLWWKLFLWNHRNIHRPQLSKLPQSHPASAALNRQCGYSSDTLEPKHGKAWRHVESPSPASSSGEYFAKSFNDKNIDNQRWSRFQKESTSFWAQNQWVAFSTESSSFNRVDEWVRNLEIQQTPQEEDFDHDDIGSTIFPPSPETGRSMARSTTQLVRHPDANLSKEILIANSVVQSLNPASTVAHISGIGIKAIPAISHFSSLRSVNLSSNFIVHITPAFLPKGIHTLNLSRNKISTVEGLKELTRLRVLDLSYNRISRIGQGLSNCTQIKELYLAGNKISDVEGLHRLLKLTVLDLSFNKITTTKALGQLVANYNTLQALNLLGNAIQRNINDDQLRKAVCGLLPKLVYLNKQSINPQRAREILTDSVAKAALGNSNRGSSKRALKKGSQGGPSSSSVHRGSASGVQKSKRSRSQTKHH